One Gelria sp. Kuro-4 DNA segment encodes these proteins:
- a CDS encoding NAD(P)/FAD-dependent oxidoreductase: MAGAEVTEVAVVGGGPAGLSAALAARRAGADVVLIDENAVPGGQLRKQIHKFFGSRAHHAGVRGFRIAAELGAACRAQGVALWMDTVAYGLFDHTLGVAREGTTSTLTARSIVLATGAGENALAFPGCTLPGVMGAGAVQTFVNLHRVLPGRRALMVGAGNVGLIVSYQLLQAGAEVLGVVEAAPHIGGYAVHAAKLRRAGVPIWTRHTVLAAAGGRELEAVTIAALDDNGRPVRGSEQTFAVDLICLAVGLTPLTELAWQAGCRFAYSGPLGGHVPLHNADMETTVPGLFVAGDAAGVEEASTALEEGCLAGLAAAAFAGRGGPELEAEKEAARRRLEALRSGPFGGGRRRAQEEIVKGWLKCSGGRWQ, from the coding sequence GTGGCCGGAGCGGAAGTGACGGAGGTGGCCGTGGTGGGCGGCGGGCCCGCCGGGCTGTCGGCGGCCCTGGCCGCCCGCCGAGCCGGAGCGGACGTGGTGCTTATCGACGAAAACGCCGTGCCCGGCGGGCAGCTGCGCAAACAGATCCATAAATTTTTCGGTTCCCGGGCGCACCATGCCGGGGTGCGCGGCTTCCGCATCGCGGCCGAGTTGGGGGCCGCCTGCAGGGCCCAGGGCGTGGCCTTGTGGATGGATACAGTGGCCTACGGCCTTTTTGACCACACCCTGGGCGTGGCCCGGGAGGGTACCACCTCCACCCTTACGGCGCGTTCCATTGTACTGGCCACCGGCGCCGGCGAAAACGCCCTGGCCTTTCCCGGCTGCACCCTGCCCGGGGTGATGGGCGCCGGGGCGGTGCAGACGTTCGTGAACCTCCACCGCGTGCTGCCGGGGCGGCGGGCGCTTATGGTGGGGGCCGGCAACGTCGGGCTGATCGTTTCTTACCAGCTCCTGCAGGCGGGGGCTGAGGTGCTGGGAGTGGTGGAGGCGGCGCCGCACATCGGCGGCTACGCCGTCCATGCGGCGAAGCTCCGGCGCGCGGGCGTTCCCATCTGGACGCGGCACACGGTGCTGGCTGCCGCCGGCGGCCGAGAGCTCGAGGCGGTCACCATTGCGGCCCTGGATGACAACGGGCGGCCGGTGCGGGGCAGCGAACAGACGTTTGCGGTGGACCTCATCTGCCTGGCGGTAGGCTTAACTCCGCTCACGGAGCTGGCGTGGCAGGCCGGGTGCCGCTTTGCATACTCCGGCCCCCTGGGCGGGCATGTACCGCTCCACAACGCCGACATGGAAACCACCGTACCCGGCCTCTTTGTCGCCGGGGATGCGGCCGGCGTAGAGGAGGCCTCCACGGCCCTGGAGGAGGGGTGCCTGGCCGGCCTGGCGGCGGCGGCCTTCGCCGGCCGGGGCGGCCCGGAGCTGGAAGCGGAAAAGGAAGCGGCGCGCCGCAGGCTCGAAGCCCTGCGCAGCGGGCCCTTCGGCGGCGGGCGCCGGCGCGCCCAGGAGGAAATCGTGAAAGGGTGGCTCAAATGCAGCGGCGGCCGGTGGCAGTGA
- a CDS encoding 4Fe-4S dicluster domain-containing protein — protein sequence MQRRPVAVIECPEEIPCNPCETACPQGAIQVGEPITARPRLDPAKCSGCGLCVAACPGLAIFLVKEEGEAAEVTFPYEFLPLPKVGAVVTAVDREGRAVAAAPVTAVRQVRTSDGTWLVTLAVPSALAAEVRGMRRLSDEK from the coding sequence ATGCAGCGGCGGCCGGTGGCAGTGATCGAGTGTCCCGAGGAGATTCCCTGCAACCCTTGCGAGACGGCCTGTCCCCAGGGGGCCATCCAGGTGGGCGAGCCTATCACGGCCCGCCCGCGCCTGGACCCAGCCAAGTGCAGCGGCTGCGGCCTGTGCGTCGCCGCCTGCCCGGGCCTGGCCATTTTCCTGGTGAAGGAAGAGGGCGAGGCGGCCGAGGTGACCTTCCCCTACGAGTTCCTGCCGCTGCCTAAGGTGGGCGCTGTGGTGACCGCCGTAGACCGTGAAGGCAGGGCGGTGGCGGCCGCTCCCGTGACGGCGGTGCGCCAGGTGCGCACCTCGGACGGCACCTGGCTGGTTACCCTGGCCGTACCCAGTGCCCTGGCCGCGGAAGTGCGGGGGATGAGGAGGCTGAGCGATGAGAAATGA